Proteins encoded by one window of Epinephelus moara isolate mb chromosome 18, YSFRI_EMoa_1.0, whole genome shotgun sequence:
- the spc24 gene encoding kinetochore protein Spc24 yields the protein MAQGHKFQDLEETGKVLVDFINSSQPKVLRRVRDEHQALFDQHVETKKIVTQILKDVAQIEESAGQRLLDMEEEKKQREQELESLEEQLRQCTAKSQMTDSELQFLQRELENLRNTEHELETLQSEVEEDTTEVIPSAVYVAQLYYVISKIKWEYDTQPNILRGVHYGADLATPINIDTSLRSRNDVSDQLWGFVSTEW from the exons ATGGCTCAAGGTCATAAGTTTCAGGACCTGGAGGAGACGGGGAAAGTGTTGGTGGACTTCATCAACAGCAGCCAGCCGAAGGTACTGAGACGAGTGAGAGATGAACACCAGGCTCTTTTTGATCAACACGTAGAAACAAAAAAGATTGTGACACAGATTTTAAAAG ATGTGGCTCAGATTGAGGAGAGTGCAGGTCAAAGGCTGCTggacatggaggaggagaagaagcaaAGGGAGCAGGAGCTTGAGAGCCTGGAGGAGCAGCTGAGGCAGTGCACAGCCAAGAGCCAGATGACTGACTCAGAACTACA ATTTCTGCAGAGAGAGTTGGAGAATCTGAGAAACACCGAACACGAGCTGGAGACTCTTCAGAGCGAGGTGGAAGAAGACACGACTGAGGTCATCCCCTCAGCAGT ATACGTGGCTCAGCTGTACTACGTAATTTCCAAGATCAAGTGGGAATACGACACACAGCCCAACATCTTAAGAGGAG TGCACTATGGTGCCGACCTGGCGACGCCCATCAACATCGACACCTCGCTGCGTTCTCGGAATGATGTAAGCGACCAGCTGTGGGGCTTTGTCAGCACTGAGTGGTAG
- the s1pr5a gene encoding sphingosine 1-phosphate receptor 5a, producing MATESFHAAYAAVAPSTIPMTPSTRNLLRMFREYQSNAVILQHYNFTGKLQENKYKEGLKPEAIAFLLVCVLIVVENAVVLLAIWKNKKFHLPMYYLLGNLTLSDLLAGFTYMVNIITSGANTLSMTPVLWFLREGGVFIMLAASVISLLAIAIERHVTMVRMKPYQGDKQGRMFALIGASWVLSVFLGVLPVLGWNCMGQLDQCSTVLPLYAKSYILFCITIFSAILMSIVVLYVRIFRIVKSNTQRLASVPQRKGLYRKSQKYMALLKTVTIVLGVFIMCWLPLFILLLLDFCCPAKQCGVLFKADYFLGIAMFNSLLNPIIYTLTSKDMRKAILQLLCRHCLLTKDGQVKKIGMPFLECSTSKADAASHRLEGLETTVSSGNFTPSPIKAIYPRMSKT from the coding sequence ATGGCCACAGAGTCTTTTCATGCTGCCTATGCTGCTGTAGCTCCGTCCACCATCCCCATGACCCCCTCCACAAGGAACCTGCTGAGGATGTTTCGTGAGTACCAGAGTAACGCTGTGATCTTGCAGCACTACAACTTCACAGGCAAACTGCAGGAGAACAAGTACAAAGAAGGACTCAAACCAGAGGCCATCGCCTTTCTGCTGGTGTGCGTGCTCATAGTCGTAGAAAACGCTGTGGTGCTTCTGGCGATCTGGAAGAACAAGAAGTTCCACCTGCCCATGTACTACCTCCTGGGCAACCTGACTCTCTCCGACCTGCTCGCAGGCTTCACCTACATGGTGAACATCATAACATCCGGCGCCAACACTTTAAGCATGACCCCGGTGCTGTGGTTCCTGAGGGAGGGGGGCGTGTTCATCATGCTGGCTGCCTCCGTCATCAGCCTGCTGGCCATCGCCATAGAGCGTCACGTTACCATGGTGAGGATGAAGCCGTACCAGGGGGACAAACAGGGGCGGATGTTCGCTCTGATCGGCGCCAGCTGGGTGCTGTCGGTGTTCCTGGGCGTCCTGCCGGTCCTGGGCTGGAACTGTATGGGCCAGCTGGACCAGTGCTCCACGGTCCTGCCGCTGTACGCCAAGAGCTACATCCTCTTCTGCATCACCATCTTCAGTGCCATCCTCATGTCCATTGTGGTGCTGTACGTCCGCATCTTCCGCATCGTCAAGTCCAACACCCAGCGCCTTGCTTCGGTTCCGCAGCGCAAAGGCCTCTACAGGAAGTCCCAGAAGTACATGGCCCTGCTGAAGACGGTCACCATCGTCCTGGGAGTCTTCATCATGTGCTGGCTGCcgctcttcatcctcctcctgctggACTTCTGCTGTCCGGCCAAACAGTGTGGTGTGCTCTTTAAGGCGGACTATTTCCTGGGCATCGCCATGTTCAACTCCCTCCTCAACCCCATCATCTACACGCTGACCAGCAAGGACATGAGGAAGGCCATCCTCCAGCTGCTCTGCCGACACTGCCTCCTGACTAAGGACGGGCAGGTGAAGAAGATCGGCATGCCCTTCCTGGAGTGCAGCACCAGCAAGGCGGACGCAGCCTCTCACAGACTGGAGGGACTGGAGACGACAGTGTCCTCCGGTAACTTTACACCCTCTCCCATCAAAGCCATTTACCCCAGGATGTCTAAAACATGA
- the LOC126405502 gene encoding protein KRI1 homolog, with product MFRSEKEEMSDLKNYKIKAKNEKKKKEVLSSVYSQEDRELTEAKTKVGKKRRDRLKDAEKREAAEDGDAPAIMDSADDTLAQALREAVDEEEEEEEEILVPKNKKMKQEEEPQEEEPQTEVTAVEAAGKDDEVKLRTERPKWSKKKHKSSGGRLISGSSGVKIGGREFSRQRLKAYGLNPKRLFFRQLGRQRRKEREKKEKLKNKE from the exons ATGTTCAG GTCTGAGAAGGAAGAGATGAGTGATTTGAAGAACTATAAAATCAAGGCCAagaatgagaagaagaagaaagaagtcTTGAGCTCTGTTTACTCTCA GGAGGACAGAGAGCTGACAGAGGCGAAGACCAAGGTggggaagaagagaagagatcGTCTGAAGGACGCTGAGAAGCGAGAGGCAGCAGAGGACGGTGACGCCCCCGCCATCATGGACTCTGCAGACGACACGCTCGCCCAGGCTCTCAGAGAGGCAGTggacgaggaggaagaggaggaggaggagattcTGGTACCCAAGAACAAGAAGATGAAACAGGAAGAAGAGCCACAGGAAGAGGAGCCGCAGACAGAGGTGACCGCTGTGGAAGCAGCAGGTAAAGATGACGAGGTGAAACTCAGGACTGAGAGGCCCAAATGGTCGAAGAAGAAGCACAAGTCCTCCGGTGGACGCCTCATATCAGGAAGCAGCGGGGTGAAAATAGGCGGGCGTGAGTTCAGTCGACAGAGACTGAAGGCGTACGGCCTGAACCCCAAGAGACTGTTCTTCAGACAGCTCGGCCGACAGAGACGAAAAGAAcgggagaagaaagagaagctGAAGAACAAAGAGTGA